Proteins found in one Acidobacteriota bacterium genomic segment:
- a CDS encoding sigma-70 family RNA polymerase sigma factor yields MRMGGAPGNDDSGLIRAARDGDRDAFGLLVERYRDAVWRTVRRTLGNTADAEDAVQEVFIRALVGLDRFDPRYPFAPWILRIAANYCIDRLRRRKTDRTRLWSDLSESEERRVLERMSTLPHADEGEPDRGRYLEVARGLLERLPAKRRMAFVLREIEGREYAEVAAALGVPETTARVRVWRARHELHREFRKLEKKGEG; encoded by the coding sequence GTGAGGATGGGAGGGGCGCCGGGAAACGACGATTCGGGCCTGATCCGGGCGGCGCGCGACGGCGACCGGGATGCCTTCGGCCTGCTGGTGGAGCGGTACCGGGACGCGGTGTGGCGGACGGTGCGCCGCACCCTGGGCAACACGGCCGACGCCGAGGACGCGGTCCAGGAGGTTTTCATCCGCGCCCTGGTGGGGCTCGACCGGTTCGACCCGCGCTACCCCTTCGCCCCCTGGATCCTCCGGATCGCCGCCAACTACTGTATCGACCGGCTCCGGCGGCGGAAGACGGACCGGACCCGGCTCTGGAGCGACCTATCGGAGTCGGAGGAGCGGCGGGTGCTCGAGCGGATGTCCACCCTCCCGCACGCTGATGAGGGGGAGCCCGACCGGGGCCGGTATCTCGAGGTGGCCCGGGGGCTGCTCGAACGGCTCCCCGCGAAGCGGCGCATGGCGTTCGTGCTCCGGGAGATCGAGGGGCGGGAGTACGCCGAGGTCGCCGCTGCCCTGGGGGTCCCGGAGACTACCGCCCGCGTGCGCGTCTGGCGCGCGCGCCACGAGCTCCACCGGGAGTTTCGGAAACTGGAGAAGAAGGGGGAAGGATGA
- a CDS encoding VWA domain-containing protein, translating to MDLINIMGGVVKAEDPIFSDNTQTFAGVAAGNINIQRDGVTVSEVRHKSGTVSRSRVDPELVGEFKRLLAPVDAEMGRGVVRGPGGGFNTEAYAARTENPFLDALENPLSTFSIDVDTASYSNVRRFLESGRRPPADAVRIEELVNYFDYAYAPPTDGKPFAVHFELAEAPWQPEHRLLRIGLKGREIEAGKRPASNLVFLIDVSGSMAPRNKLPLVKEALGLLVDRMTESDRVAIVVYAGNTRVWLPPTGGDRKERIREAIGELRSGGSTAGASGIRLAYRTAEENFIRGGVNRVILATDGDFNVGVTSHGELTRLIEEKADTGVYLSALGFGMGNYKDSTLELLADRGRGNYAYIDGLGEAKKVLVEQMDATLVAIARDVKIQVEFNPRHVGAYRLIGYENRLMAKEDFNDDAKRAGVIGAGHAVTALYELVPPEAAGKPGVDPLKYRKPAPVSAAAAGDELVTVKIRSKEPEGDRSVLYEYTVKNAPGKFARASGDFKFAAAVAAFGLVLGDSAHRGSADLERALEWAKEGKGADPNGYRGEFIRLVHRAISFGK from the coding sequence ATGGACCTGATCAACATCATGGGCGGCGTGGTCAAGGCCGAGGACCCCATCTTCAGCGACAACACCCAGACCTTCGCGGGCGTGGCGGCCGGGAACATCAATATCCAGCGCGACGGGGTCACGGTGAGCGAGGTCCGGCACAAATCGGGGACCGTATCCCGGAGCCGCGTCGATCCGGAACTTGTGGGCGAGTTTAAAAGGCTCCTTGCGCCCGTGGATGCGGAGATGGGGCGTGGCGTGGTGCGCGGGCCGGGCGGGGGTTTCAACACCGAAGCGTACGCCGCGCGGACCGAAAACCCCTTCCTCGACGCGCTGGAGAATCCCCTCTCCACCTTTTCGATCGACGTGGACACGGCGTCCTACTCGAACGTGAGGCGGTTCCTGGAAAGCGGGCGGAGGCCACCCGCCGACGCCGTCCGGATCGAGGAGCTGGTCAACTACTTCGATTACGCCTACGCGCCCCCGACCGACGGCAAGCCCTTCGCCGTCCACTTCGAGCTGGCCGAGGCCCCCTGGCAGCCGGAGCACCGGCTGCTGCGCATCGGCCTCAAGGGGCGGGAGATCGAGGCGGGGAAGCGGCCGGCGAGCAACCTCGTCTTTCTCATCGACGTTTCCGGGTCGATGGCGCCTCGCAACAAGCTCCCGCTCGTGAAGGAGGCCCTGGGGCTGCTGGTGGACCGGATGACCGAGTCGGACCGGGTCGCCATCGTGGTCTACGCGGGGAACACGCGCGTGTGGCTCCCCCCGACCGGGGGGGACCGCAAGGAGCGGATCCGGGAGGCGATCGGCGAACTGCGCTCCGGGGGGAGCACGGCGGGCGCCTCCGGGATCCGGCTGGCTTACCGGACGGCCGAGGAGAACTTCATCCGCGGGGGGGTCAACCGCGTCATCCTCGCCACCGACGGCGACTTCAACGTCGGCGTCACCAGCCACGGGGAGCTGACGCGCCTCATCGAGGAGAAGGCCGACACCGGCGTCTACCTCAGCGCCCTGGGGTTCGGGATGGGGAACTACAAGGACTCCACCCTGGAGCTGCTGGCCGACCGGGGGCGGGGCAATTACGCCTACATCGACGGTCTCGGCGAGGCGAAAAAGGTGCTGGTGGAGCAGATGGACGCGACGCTGGTGGCGATCGCCAGGGACGTGAAGATCCAGGTGGAGTTCAACCCCCGGCACGTGGGGGCCTACCGCCTGATCGGGTACGAGAACCGCCTCATGGCGAAGGAGGACTTCAACGACGACGCCAAACGGGCGGGCGTGATCGGGGCGGGACACGCCGTGACCGCGCTCTACGAGCTGGTGCCTCCGGAAGCGGCGGGGAAACCTGGAGTGGACCCGCTCAAGTACCGGAAGCCGGCGCCGGTCTCGGCCGCGGCCGCGGGCGACGAGCTGGTTACGGTCAAGATCCGCTCCAAGGAGCCGGAAGGGGACCGGAGCGTGCTTTACGAGTACACGGTCAAAAACGCGCCCGGGAAGTTCGCCCGCGCCTCGGGGGACTTCAAGTTCGCCGCAGCCGTCGCCGCCTTCGGCCTGGTCCTCGGCGATTCCGCCCACCGGGGCAGCGCCGATCTCGAACGCGCGCTCGAGTGGGCTAAGGAGGGGAAGGGGGCCGACCCGAACGGCTACCGCGGGGAGTTCATCCGCCTGGTCCACCGGGCCATCTCCTTCGGGAAATAG
- a CDS encoding sigma-70 family RNA polymerase sigma factor translates to MPDASWISPILDEYEGPLVRYASHITRDPERAREVVQDTFLQLCRRGPGPIRDHLGQWLYTVCRNRALDVLRKERRMTGISAARLGARPHPGPEISAALELQERLAGILKILDTLPANQQEVLRLKFQGDLSYQEISRVTGLSVSNVGFLIHAGLKTIRERVRTEPAPGRAK, encoded by the coding sequence ATGCCGGACGCCAGCTGGATTTCACCCATCCTCGACGAGTACGAAGGGCCGCTCGTGCGCTACGCCTCTCACATCACCCGGGATCCCGAGCGGGCGCGCGAGGTGGTGCAGGACACCTTCCTCCAGCTCTGCCGCCGGGGCCCCGGCCCGATCCGCGACCACCTGGGGCAGTGGCTCTACACCGTCTGCCGCAACCGCGCCCTGGATGTGCTTAGAAAGGAGCGACGCATGACCGGAATCAGCGCTGCCCGGCTCGGCGCCCGACCTCACCCGGGGCCCGAAATATCGGCGGCCCTGGAGCTGCAGGAGCGCCTGGCCGGCATTCTGAAAATCCTCGACACCCTCCCCGCCAACCAGCAGGAGGTCCTGCGGCTCAAGTTCCAGGGGGATCTGAGCTACCAGGAGATCAGCCGCGTCACCGGCCTGTCGGTGAGCAACGTCGGTTTTCTCATCCACGCGGGACTGAAGACCATCCGGGAAAGGGTCCGGACCGAACCGGCCCCGGGGAGGGCGAAATGA
- the nhaR gene encoding transcriptional activator NhaR, protein MEWINYHHLLYFWRVAREGGLARASAGLGLAQSTVSKQIHQLEAALGHPLFARKGRRLVLTESGRVVYRYAEEIFSLGRELVDTLGDRPVGQPLRVTVGVADVVPKLVAERVLLPAFASGPVRLVCREGRSDRLLAELALYELDLVLTDAPAAPTAKVRAYSRLLGGSEVAFFARPPLASRLRRGFPRSLDGAPLLLPTADTMMRRSLERWFADRGLRPALLGEFEDSALLGAFGQQGVGAFPAPTVIRREIEGQLGVRWVGDASGVRESLYALTAERRIQNPAVAGICDAAEAWLGTSAGKDR, encoded by the coding sequence ATGGAATGGATCAACTACCACCACCTGCTCTACTTCTGGCGCGTCGCGCGCGAAGGGGGGCTCGCCCGCGCGAGCGCCGGACTCGGCCTGGCGCAGTCGACCGTCAGCAAGCAGATCCACCAGCTCGAGGCGGCGCTCGGCCACCCCCTCTTCGCCCGCAAGGGGCGGCGCCTGGTCCTGACCGAAAGCGGCAGGGTGGTCTACCGCTACGCGGAGGAGATCTTCAGCCTGGGGCGGGAGCTTGTGGACACCCTGGGGGACCGCCCGGTCGGCCAGCCGCTCAGGGTCACGGTCGGGGTGGCCGACGTGGTGCCCAAACTCGTGGCGGAACGGGTGCTCCTGCCGGCGTTCGCTTCGGGGCCGGTGCGCCTCGTCTGCCGGGAAGGGCGGTCGGACCGGCTCCTGGCCGAGCTGGCACTGTACGAGCTCGACCTGGTCCTGACCGACGCCCCGGCCGCCCCGACCGCGAAGGTCCGGGCCTACAGCCGCCTGCTCGGGGGGTCGGAGGTGGCCTTTTTCGCCCGGCCGCCCCTGGCCTCCCGGCTGCGGCGCGGCTTCCCCCGCTCCCTCGACGGCGCCCCGCTCCTCCTCCCCACCGCCGACACGATGATGCGGCGCTCGCTCGAGCGGTGGTTTGCCGACCGCGGCCTCCGCCCCGCCCTGCTGGGGGAGTTCGAGGACAGCGCCCTGCTGGGCGCCTTCGGCCAGCAGGGGGTCGGGGCCTTCCCCGCCCCCACGGTGATCCGCCGGGAGATCGAGGGGCAGCTCGGGGTGCGCTGGGTGGGCGACGCCTCCGGGGTGCGGGAGTCGCTCTACGCGCTGACGGCCGAGCGCCGGATCCAGAACCCGGCCGTGGCCGGCATCTGCGACGCGGCGGAAGCGTGGTTGGGGACCTCGGCCGGCAAAGATCGTTGA
- a CDS encoding TerC family protein, with product MGAGIGTPELWAGFIIFILAMLALDLGVFHRRAHEVSTREALAWSLVWIALALLFNAGIYHWFGRERALEFFTGYLIEKALSVDNLFVFLVLFTYFAVPAALRHRVLFWGILGALVMRALFIAAGTALIAAFHWVLYLFGAFLVFTGLKLLAARDEGIEPERNPVLRLIRRVLPSVPEYHGARFVVRRAGRWFATPLLAVLVMIEATDIVFALDSIPAVFAITRDPFIVFTSNIFAVLGLRALFFLLAGMLGRFRYLKVGLGLVLAFVGVKMLLVDLVRVPIALSLGVIACLLGLSVAASMLLPERRSEALD from the coding sequence ATGGGAGCGGGGATCGGCACGCCGGAGCTGTGGGCCGGGTTCATCATCTTCATCCTGGCGATGTTGGCGCTCGACCTGGGGGTGTTCCACCGCCGGGCGCACGAGGTGAGCACGCGGGAGGCCCTCGCCTGGTCCCTGGTCTGGATCGCGCTCGCCCTGCTGTTCAACGCGGGGATCTATCACTGGTTCGGGCGGGAGCGGGCCCTGGAGTTTTTTACCGGCTACCTGATCGAAAAAGCCCTCTCGGTCGACAACCTCTTCGTCTTCCTGGTCCTCTTCACCTACTTCGCGGTTCCCGCGGCGCTCCGGCACCGGGTCCTCTTCTGGGGCATCCTCGGCGCCCTGGTCATGCGCGCCCTCTTCATCGCGGCGGGGACGGCCCTGATCGCCGCCTTTCACTGGGTCCTCTACCTGTTCGGCGCCTTCCTGGTCTTCACCGGCCTCAAGCTCCTGGCGGCGCGGGACGAGGGGATCGAGCCGGAGCGCAACCCCGTGCTGCGCCTGATCCGGCGCGTCCTCCCCTCGGTGCCGGAGTACCACGGCGCCCGCTTCGTGGTCCGGCGCGCCGGGCGCTGGTTCGCCACCCCCCTGCTCGCGGTCCTCGTCATGATCGAGGCGACCGACATCGTCTTCGCCCTCGACTCGATCCCCGCCGTCTTCGCCATCACCCGCGACCCCTTCATCGTCTTCACTTCCAACATCTTCGCGGTCCTGGGGCTGCGCGCCCTCTTCTTTTTGCTCGCGGGGATGCTGGGGCGCTTCCGCTACCTCAAGGTGGGGCTCGGCCTGGTGCTCGCCTTCGTCGGGGTCAAGATGCTGCTCGTGGACCTGGTGCGGGTGCCCATCGCCCTGTCGCTCGGCGTCATCGCCTGCCTGCTCGGACTCTCGGTGGCGGCCTCCATGCTCCTGCCGGAGCGGCGGTCCGAAGCGCTGGACTAG
- a CDS encoding DUF2179 domain-containing protein → MDMPAFLNSPLYVYGVLPLLIFLARIADVSLDTLRIIFINRSLRYLAAFFGFVQVLIWLMVIRQIFQSLDNPLCYIAYAAGFAAGNIIGLVIENRLSIGRVVIRTITRREGDGLVAFLRSSGFGVTSHDAVGSTGPVKVIFTIVERSDIPMVVETIKRFNPNAFYSVEDVRFVSEAVTPHRLPVPRRWRKMISWTRNRV, encoded by the coding sequence ATGGACATGCCGGCGTTTCTCAATTCCCCGCTCTACGTCTACGGGGTGCTCCCGCTCCTGATCTTCCTGGCGCGGATCGCCGACGTGAGCCTCGACACGCTGCGCATCATCTTCATCAACCGGAGCCTCCGCTACCTGGCCGCGTTTTTCGGCTTCGTCCAGGTCCTGATCTGGCTCATGGTGATCCGGCAGATTTTCCAGAGCCTCGACAACCCGCTCTGCTACATCGCCTACGCCGCCGGCTTCGCCGCCGGGAACATCATCGGCCTCGTCATCGAAAACCGCCTTTCCATCGGCAGGGTCGTCATCCGCACCATCACCCGCCGGGAGGGGGACGGGCTGGTCGCCTTCCTCCGCTCCTCCGGCTTCGGGGTCACCTCGCACGACGCGGTGGGGTCCACCGGCCCGGTCAAGGTGATCTTCACCATCGTGGAGCGGAGCGACATCCCGATGGTGGTCGAAACGATCAAGCGGTTCAACCCCAACGCCTTCTATTCCGTGGAGGACGTGCGCTTCGTGAGCGAGGCGGTCACCCCGCACCGCCTCCCCGTCCCCCGCAGGTGGAGAAAGATGATTTCATGGACCCGGAACAGGGTATGA